The following proteins are co-located in the Silene latifolia isolate original U9 population chromosome 1, ASM4854445v1, whole genome shotgun sequence genome:
- the LOC141608813 gene encoding FKBP12-interacting protein of 37 kDa-like isoform X3: MATHPNLDDDDDFGGDFTDNHGNPRSGIKRSFGELDDDEDDIFGSKKVNSKPEETASGAATGMILALRESLDKSKDDLTQCKMELEAAKSEIQKWHSSFLNDSFIPAGTNPEPKIVVEYVRTLRSSEKSLKEQLEKAKKKESAFIVTFAKREQEIAELKAAIRDLRAQLKPPSMQTRKFLLDPAIHEEFMRLKNLAEEKEKRVKELQDNINAIIFTPNSKMGKMLIARCKTLQEENEEIGNQASEGKIKEMSMKLALQKSRNAELMKQFEGGDLTREIGREGC, translated from the exons ATGGCAACTCACCCTAATCTCGACGAT GATGATGATTTTGGGGGAGATTTTACTGATAATCATGGCAATCCCCGCTCAG GAATTAAGCGGAGCTTTGGAGAGCTTGACGATGACGAAGACGATATTTTCGGTTCCAAAAAG GTTAACTCTAAACCAGAAGAGACGGCTTCTGGTGCGGCAACAGGAATGATATTGGCCCTTCGTGAGAG TCTTGACAAGTCCAAGGATGACCTCACTCAGTGTAAA ATGGAGCTAGAAGCTGCGAAGTCTGAAATTCAGAAATGGCATTCTTCATTCCTCAATGATTCTTTCATACCTGCAGGAACTAACCCAG AACCTAAAATTGTGGTTGAGTACGTTCGGACGTTAAGGTCATCTGAGAAGTCTCTGAAAGAACAG CTAGaaaaagcaaagaagaaagaatCTGCTTTTATTGTGACGTTTGCGAAACGAGAGCAAGAGATAGCAGAATTGAAG GCGGCAATTCGGGATTTAAGAGCACAACTGAAGCCTCCTTCTATGCAG ACGAGGAAGTTCCTGTTAGATCCTGCGATACATGAGGAGTTTATGCGCTTGAAG AATCTTGCTGAAGAAAAGGAGAAAAGGGTGAAAGAATTGCAGGATAATATTAATGCAATTATTTTTACACCAAACAGCAAAATGGGAAAAATGCTAATTGCGAGGTGTAAGACCTTGCAAGAGGAGAATGAGGAGATAGGCAACCAAGCTTCTGAAGGAAAG ATAAAAGAGATGTCTATGAAACTTGCTTTACAAAAATCTCGGAATGCAGAGTTAATGAAACAATTTGAAG